One window of the Streptomyces sp. NBC_00259 genome contains the following:
- a CDS encoding helix-turn-helix transcriptional regulator, whose protein sequence is MSYVPPRPAGVGGPPAPVGRAELLERLDRVLHGRGRALLTGPAGVGKSEVALAIAARAEARGETVLWLATLPGDRTTPGAVAAALVALVCAQPAAPAPRRRSAASGTSGAPRTSGTSGPAATSGPAAPARASAASGTPATARAHDALEGLPGPQRSAVAMLCREAPVPDEGWDRIALRLALAQILRALADRSPVLLVVDGVQRMDADSADLLRFALHLAPAALRVIAVETPEAYDPGTAADAPEPLWVPSEADVLTVAPLHADEIAELLIHHRLPSRMAGRIHRASGGNPRLALAIGRSLADARTPVHHAEALSLSGRARDLARQLLGVSSPAVRGTLLLAALALRPTASLIRRAGRPTAESDLAVAERAGLVSLTEDGTVAFTAGVLPSTLVHDACWIERSEGHAALARVVDDPVEEVRHRALATDIPDERLAAEVAAAADAARRRGNSRLAAELALLAAESTPGRHGAQRIARLVDAAEEAARAARADLAVRAATDLLSRDTAPADRVRARLAVLDTAGQGLTDLDEIYVHAMEDSEGDTALRAAVQLRLAVKYVLADGDPVRSRDAAVESAALAGSVGDARTTARALTVQARMERFLGSPDAERVLAEARALELVERPLGIRNAAQILTIRHALFDDRLGDARDQLNALLPLVERRGTIEDAIELFNTSAEVEARRGSCAAALSHAGRSLALTLEAGLSPGPAWYGLALAETAGGSFARAASYARRSAQASEEEGDHVFLSRSLYALGRVQLVTGDVANALETLRRVQAGERAQSAVDPSMLRWHEELAEALLANDSPEEAAALLADVRPVAERLGRTTVLLGCDRVYALYLAASGKPDEAATLLSDTARRFDEAGLPLERGRALIALARVERRRRRRSAAQSALQAAATVFERSGAAPWLALATETPTGTAEPAPSQGGALSSLTEAELHLALLVGQGASNQEAAARLYLSVKTVEARLTRIYQKLDVRSRSQLATALGAWPGLRPPAIPPDGPAS, encoded by the coding sequence ATGTCGTACGTCCCGCCACGCCCCGCGGGCGTGGGCGGCCCCCCGGCGCCGGTCGGCCGGGCCGAACTCCTCGAGCGCCTCGACCGGGTCCTGCACGGCCGCGGGCGCGCGCTGCTCACCGGCCCCGCGGGAGTCGGCAAGTCGGAGGTCGCGCTCGCCATCGCGGCCCGCGCCGAAGCCCGCGGTGAGACGGTGCTGTGGCTCGCCACCCTCCCGGGCGACCGTACGACTCCCGGTGCGGTGGCCGCCGCGCTCGTCGCCCTGGTCTGCGCACAGCCGGCCGCGCCCGCGCCCCGGCGGCGGTCCGCGGCCTCCGGCACGTCCGGCGCACCTCGTACCTCCGGCACGTCCGGTCCTGCCGCCACGTCCGGTCCTGCCGCCCCGGCCCGTGCGTCCGCCGCGTCCGGCACACCGGCGACGGCCCGGGCCCATGACGCCCTCGAAGGGCTGCCCGGCCCGCAACGCAGCGCCGTCGCCATGCTGTGCCGCGAGGCGCCGGTGCCCGACGAGGGCTGGGACCGCATCGCCCTGCGGCTCGCCCTCGCACAGATCCTCCGGGCGCTCGCCGACCGCAGCCCGGTGCTGCTCGTCGTCGACGGCGTCCAGCGGATGGACGCCGACAGCGCCGATCTGCTGCGCTTCGCGCTGCACCTGGCCCCGGCCGCGCTGCGCGTCATCGCGGTCGAGACCCCGGAGGCGTACGACCCCGGCACAGCGGCCGACGCCCCGGAACCGCTCTGGGTGCCGTCCGAGGCCGACGTACTGACCGTGGCGCCGCTGCACGCCGACGAGATCGCCGAACTCCTCATCCACCACCGGCTCCCGTCCCGGATGGCCGGCCGCATCCACCGCGCCAGCGGCGGCAACCCACGGCTCGCGCTCGCCATCGGGCGCTCCCTCGCCGACGCGCGGACGCCGGTGCACCACGCCGAGGCGCTGTCCCTGTCCGGCCGCGCCCGCGACCTCGCGCGGCAGCTGCTCGGCGTCTCCTCCCCCGCCGTACGCGGCACCCTCCTGCTCGCGGCGCTCGCGCTGCGGCCGACCGCTTCGCTGATCCGGCGCGCGGGGCGGCCCACCGCCGAGTCCGACCTGGCCGTGGCCGAGCGAGCCGGACTGGTCTCGCTCACCGAGGACGGGACGGTGGCCTTCACCGCCGGTGTGCTGCCGTCCACGCTCGTGCACGACGCCTGCTGGATCGAGCGCAGCGAGGGGCACGCGGCACTCGCGCGGGTCGTGGACGACCCGGTCGAGGAGGTACGGCACCGGGCGCTCGCCACGGACATCCCCGACGAGCGGCTGGCCGCCGAGGTGGCGGCCGCCGCGGACGCCGCACGCCGCCGCGGCAACAGCCGGCTGGCAGCCGAACTCGCCCTGCTCGCCGCCGAGTCCACGCCCGGACGGCACGGCGCCCAGCGGATCGCCCGCCTCGTGGACGCCGCCGAGGAGGCCGCCCGTGCCGCCCGCGCCGATCTGGCCGTGCGCGCCGCGACCGATCTCCTCTCCCGGGACACGGCCCCCGCCGACCGGGTCCGCGCCCGGCTCGCGGTGCTGGACACGGCGGGCCAGGGACTGACGGACCTCGACGAGATCTACGTACACGCCATGGAGGACTCCGAGGGGGACACGGCGCTGCGGGCAGCCGTACAGCTGCGGCTCGCGGTGAAGTACGTGCTGGCCGACGGCGATCCGGTGCGCTCCCGGGACGCCGCCGTCGAATCGGCCGCGCTGGCCGGATCGGTGGGCGACGCGCGGACGACGGCCAGGGCGCTGACCGTCCAGGCACGAATGGAACGCTTCCTCGGCTCTCCGGACGCCGAGCGGGTGCTCGCCGAGGCACGGGCGCTCGAACTGGTCGAGCGCCCGCTCGGAATCCGTAACGCCGCCCAGATACTGACGATCCGTCACGCGCTGTTCGACGATCGGCTCGGTGACGCCCGCGACCAGCTCAACGCGCTGCTGCCGCTGGTCGAGCGGCGTGGCACGATCGAGGACGCCATCGAGCTGTTCAACACCTCCGCCGAGGTCGAGGCCCGCAGGGGCAGTTGCGCGGCGGCGCTGTCGCACGCCGGCCGGTCACTGGCCCTGACGCTGGAGGCGGGCCTCTCCCCCGGCCCGGCCTGGTACGGGCTGGCCCTCGCCGAAACCGCCGGTGGGAGCTTCGCCCGTGCGGCGAGCTACGCGCGTCGCAGCGCCCAGGCCTCCGAGGAGGAGGGCGACCACGTCTTCCTCTCCCGCAGTCTGTACGCGCTCGGCCGGGTCCAGCTCGTCACCGGCGATGTCGCGAACGCCCTGGAGACCCTGCGCCGGGTCCAGGCCGGCGAACGCGCCCAGTCGGCCGTCGACCCGTCCATGCTGCGCTGGCACGAGGAGCTGGCCGAGGCGCTGCTCGCGAACGACTCCCCTGAGGAGGCCGCGGCACTGCTCGCCGACGTCCGTCCGGTCGCCGAGCGCCTGGGACGCACCACGGTGCTGCTCGGCTGCGACCGGGTGTACGCGCTGTATCTGGCGGCGAGCGGAAAGCCCGACGAGGCGGCCACGCTGCTGTCGGACACCGCCCGGCGCTTCGACGAGGCGGGCCTGCCTCTGGAGCGCGGCCGGGCGCTGATCGCGCTCGCGCGCGTGGAGCGCCGCCGCCGCAGGCGCTCGGCCGCCCAGAGCGCACTGCAGGCGGCGGCCACGGTCTTCGAACGCTCGGGCGCGGCTCCCTGGCTGGCACTGGCCACGGAAACCCCCACGGGCACCGCAGAGCCCGCGCCGTCCCAGGGCGGCGCGCTGTCGTCCCTCACCGAGGCAGAGCTGCATCTCGCTCTGCTCGTCGGGCAGGGCGCCAGCAACCAGGAGGCCGCGGCCAGGCTCTACCTCAGCGTGAAGACGGTCGAGGCCCGGCTGACCCGCATCTACCAGAAGCTGGACGTCCGTTCACGGTCCCAGCTGGCCACCGCGCTGGGCGCCTGGCCGGGGCTGCGTCCCCCGGCGATCCCTCCGGACGGGCCCGCGTCCTAG
- a CDS encoding DUF1996 domain-containing protein — translation MLAGGGLIAVNSYASAGEGWGWAGEQNEQQNQTRNAGSSASTIKCPEVANGLSEVPEGARPEVDRELATMDSQITEAYERFVDQREQIERDPQFAQNAVLAPLQSKREASIERIVIAIGRVAGEGPQGLESMAPCALQVDDAEDAGGADSGENGGQGQDQGAGQDGNGQDGGNGDGDQGDGGQGDGGQGGAGQAGNGPEASDFVSIESVQPNAQSPRKLRNASRGTFATDCGVNANGKFNPDNVIVAPGVSNGAHHMHDYVGNQANDAFASDDDLANGATTCRDQGDKSTYYWPVLRVQNGQNEGDADADGGGKDKNVGEIQTPAQVTLNFVGSPVSKVTAMPRFLRIITGDAKAFVNGNANANASWSCTGFEDRQLKDKYPVCPQGSKVVRSFKFQSCWDGQNTDSANHRTHVAFADEGGRCPDGFKAIPQLVQRIVYDVPPPVLEGANPVVFAVDSFPEQLHKPVTDHGDFINVFDDELMRTMVDCINGGRECGPGGAGEPSAPPADDPAPPADEPDAPPADDPAPPADEPDAPPAQDPAAPPADDQQEPGGQEPEGQEPGAQEPEGQQPEAQKPDAQKPDAQKPEAQKPANQKPVTQDSEVLSGSAAGTSGGQSTPDARQTTPVPDSGTEPQASRGGLAATGAQLWPSAAGAALLIAGIVLLRTRNRSERAARHR, via the coding sequence ATGCTGGCCGGGGGAGGACTCATCGCGGTCAACTCCTACGCCTCCGCCGGCGAAGGGTGGGGTTGGGCCGGCGAGCAGAACGAGCAGCAGAACCAGACCCGGAACGCCGGTTCTTCCGCGTCCACCATCAAGTGCCCCGAGGTGGCGAACGGGCTCTCCGAGGTCCCGGAGGGCGCCAGGCCGGAAGTCGATCGCGAACTCGCCACGATGGACAGCCAGATCACCGAGGCGTACGAGCGGTTCGTCGATCAGAGGGAACAGATCGAGCGCGACCCGCAGTTCGCCCAGAACGCGGTACTCGCGCCGCTGCAGAGCAAGCGCGAAGCGAGTATCGAGCGCATCGTCATAGCCATCGGCCGGGTGGCCGGCGAGGGACCGCAGGGGCTGGAGTCCATGGCCCCGTGTGCCCTGCAGGTGGACGACGCGGAGGACGCGGGAGGCGCCGACTCCGGTGAGAACGGCGGCCAGGGCCAGGACCAGGGTGCGGGACAGGACGGCAACGGGCAGGACGGCGGCAACGGCGACGGGGACCAGGGCGACGGCGGTCAGGGCGACGGCGGTCAGGGCGGTGCCGGCCAGGCGGGCAACGGTCCCGAGGCGTCCGACTTCGTCTCCATCGAGTCCGTCCAGCCGAACGCCCAGAGCCCGCGCAAGCTCCGGAACGCCTCTCGTGGCACCTTCGCCACCGACTGCGGCGTGAACGCGAACGGCAAGTTCAACCCGGACAACGTGATCGTCGCCCCCGGTGTGAGCAACGGCGCGCACCATATGCACGACTACGTCGGCAACCAGGCCAACGACGCCTTCGCCAGTGACGACGACCTCGCGAACGGCGCGACCACGTGCCGCGACCAGGGTGACAAGTCGACGTACTACTGGCCCGTGCTGCGCGTGCAGAACGGTCAGAACGAGGGTGACGCCGACGCGGACGGCGGCGGCAAGGACAAGAACGTCGGTGAGATCCAGACCCCGGCCCAGGTCACGCTGAACTTCGTCGGCAGTCCGGTCTCGAAGGTCACCGCGATGCCGCGATTCCTGCGGATCATCACCGGTGACGCCAAGGCCTTCGTCAACGGCAACGCGAACGCCAACGCCTCGTGGAGCTGCACCGGCTTCGAGGACCGCCAGTTGAAGGACAAGTACCCCGTCTGCCCCCAGGGCAGCAAGGTGGTGCGGTCCTTCAAGTTCCAGAGCTGCTGGGACGGTCAGAACACCGACAGCGCCAACCACCGTACGCACGTTGCCTTCGCCGACGAGGGCGGCCGCTGCCCGGACGGCTTCAAGGCCATCCCGCAGCTGGTGCAGCGGATCGTGTACGACGTGCCACCGCCGGTCCTCGAAGGGGCGAATCCCGTGGTGTTCGCGGTCGACTCCTTCCCCGAGCAGCTGCACAAGCCGGTGACCGACCACGGCGACTTCATCAATGTCTTCGACGACGAGCTGATGCGGACGATGGTGGACTGCATCAACGGCGGACGCGAGTGCGGCCCCGGCGGCGCCGGCGAGCCCAGTGCCCCTCCGGCGGACGACCCTGCTCCTCCCGCCGACGAGCCGGACGCTCCTCCGGCCGACGACCCTGCCCCTCCGGCTGACGAGCCCGACGCTCCTCCGGCCCAGGACCCCGCTGCTCCTCCGGCCGACGACCAGCAGGAGCCCGGAGGCCAGGAGCCCGAGGGTCAGGAGCCCGGAGCGCAGGAGCCCGAGGGCCAGCAGCCTGAGGCGCAGAAGCCCGACGCGCAGAAGCCCGACGCGCAGAAGCCCGAGGCTCAGAAGCCGGCGAATCAGAAGCCCGTGACCCAGGACTCCGAGGTTCTGTCCGGGTCGGCCGCCGGCACGTCCGGTGGGCAGTCCACTCCGGACGCCCGCCAGACCACCCCGGTGCCGGACTCCGGCACCGAGCCCCAGGCGAGCCGGGGCGGGCTCGCCGCCACCGGTGCGCAGCTGTGGCCCTCCGCGGCCGGAGCCGCGCTGCTGATCGCGGGCATCGTGCTCCTTCGGACACGTAACCGCAGTGAGCGTGCCGCCCGTCACCGGTGA
- a CDS encoding ArsR/SmtB family transcription factor, which yields MGWWQVGADTLAGSRFVVSPLAEATASLMALERGTAAHPGERAWLDAHLAAYQERLAADPVTALLVRAALGHRWTADFLTPAPAGQGPPGAGPAFEEELVRIRDTPADTARADLEVSLGGPLPRALRDGGLPERAAALLEWVWAEAVLPYWPRRRRIIEADVVARTGQLSQGGWAAVLDGMRPGMGWLGEGRLQINPYDNPPREITGAQLLFVPVTPRHGWVAWDQPHRYAVVYPCAGVLAGPLGAAVPESLGRLLGPARAGVLVLLGTPMSTTQLVALTGQGLGSVGRHLKVLLDAGLVGRRRAGRSVLYHRTAAGEVLVKAQQDG from the coding sequence ATGGGCTGGTGGCAGGTCGGTGCGGACACGCTCGCGGGCAGCCGCTTCGTCGTCTCACCCCTGGCCGAGGCCACGGCGAGCCTGATGGCCCTGGAGCGGGGCACGGCCGCGCATCCGGGCGAGCGCGCATGGCTCGACGCCCATCTGGCCGCGTATCAGGAGCGGTTGGCCGCCGATCCGGTCACGGCGCTGCTCGTGCGGGCGGCTTTGGGGCACAGATGGACCGCCGACTTCCTCACACCGGCACCCGCCGGGCAGGGGCCGCCGGGCGCCGGGCCCGCGTTCGAGGAGGAGCTGGTGCGGATACGCGACACTCCGGCCGACACCGCCCGCGCGGACCTCGAGGTGTCGCTGGGCGGCCCGCTTCCCCGCGCGCTGCGCGACGGTGGCCTCCCGGAGCGCGCGGCGGCTCTGCTGGAGTGGGTGTGGGCGGAGGCCGTGCTGCCGTACTGGCCCCGGCGCCGGCGGATCATCGAAGCCGATGTCGTCGCGCGGACGGGGCAGTTGAGCCAGGGTGGCTGGGCCGCCGTCCTGGACGGCATGCGCCCCGGGATGGGCTGGCTCGGCGAGGGCCGGCTGCAGATCAACCCGTACGACAACCCGCCTCGCGAGATCACCGGGGCGCAGCTGTTGTTCGTCCCCGTCACTCCGCGCCACGGCTGGGTCGCCTGGGACCAGCCGCACCGCTACGCGGTGGTGTACCCGTGCGCGGGCGTGCTGGCCGGGCCGCTCGGGGCAGCGGTGCCCGAGTCGCTGGGCCGGCTCCTCGGGCCCGCGCGGGCGGGTGTGCTGGTCCTTCTCGGTACGCCGATGAGCACGACGCAGCTGGTGGCGCTGACCGGGCAGGGGCTGGGGTCGGTGGGCCGCCATCTCAAGGTGCTGCTCGACGCGGGACTGGTCGGGCGCAGGCGGGCGGGGCGGTCGGTGCTCTACCACCGTACGGCCGCGGGCGAGGTCCTGGTGAAGGCGCAGCAGGACGGATGA
- a CDS encoding DoxX family protein has translation MDVLVLIGRILFAVVFLSSAVGHLTHSREMGAYAASKGLPAPVAATVASGVLLLVAGLSLVLGIWADLGCLLIAVFLFPTAVLMHPFWKETDPQTRPTEQIMFLKDTALGGAALMLLAFFSYAGHDLGLTLTGPLFRIG, from the coding sequence ATGGATGTCCTGGTGCTGATCGGCCGCATTCTCTTCGCGGTGGTCTTCCTCTCCTCCGCCGTGGGGCACCTCACCCATTCCAGGGAGATGGGCGCCTACGCCGCCTCCAAGGGCCTGCCCGCTCCGGTGGCCGCCACCGTGGCGAGCGGGGTGCTCCTTCTCGTCGCGGGGCTGAGCCTCGTCCTCGGCATCTGGGCGGACCTGGGCTGTCTGCTGATCGCGGTCTTCCTCTTCCCGACCGCCGTGCTGATGCACCCGTTCTGGAAGGAGACCGATCCCCAGACACGTCCGACGGAGCAGATCATGTTCCTGAAGGACACCGCGCTCGGCGGCGCCGCACTGATGCTGCTCGCGTTCTTCTCGTACGCGGGCCACGACCTCGGGCTGACCCTCACCGGCCCGCTGTTCCGCATCGGCTGA
- a CDS encoding S8 family peptidase codes for MAASATIVGVAATSTVAFAAAPGEDSPKPAPASRSLTTLPSSPVEKVIVTYKSKSAEAGSNTAAAGDARTKGAETGESLKFERRLAGGAALVDLGGEASKKDLTEVMDAFRADPSVASVEPDIRAYAMAVTPNDTEYAKQWDLFEATGGMNVPTAWDKTTGSGVTVAVIDTGYAAHSDLAANVVSGYDFISASADARDGNGRDADAKDEGDWNATDGECGLGSTAGDSSWHGTHVAGTIAATTGNSKGVAGIAYGAKVQPVRVLGKCGGASSDIADAITWASGGSVPGVPANPTPSKVINLSLGGASSTCPSVYQNAINGAVSRGTTVVVAAGNSNANASGFTPANCANIINVASTSREGNRSFYSNYGSIVDVAAPGGETRRATDTPGTVTTPQNGILSTLNAGATTQAAENYKPYQGTSMAAPHIAGLAALLESAKPALTPADIESAIKANARPLPGTCSGGCGTGVADAAKTVNAVTGTTPGGTTFTNGTDVAIGDNATVSSSIAVTGRTGNAPAALKVDVDIKHTWRGDLVVDLVAPDGTVRNLKSSSGSDSADNVLATYTVDASSEVANGTWQLRVRDVASGDTGYINSWSLTF; via the coding sequence GTGGCCGCGAGTGCCACGATCGTGGGTGTCGCCGCCACCTCCACCGTGGCGTTCGCCGCCGCCCCGGGGGAAGACTCGCCGAAGCCCGCCCCGGCTTCGCGCTCCCTGACGACGCTGCCCTCCTCGCCGGTCGAGAAGGTCATCGTCACCTACAAGTCCAAGTCGGCCGAGGCCGGTTCGAACACGGCGGCCGCGGGGGACGCCAGGACCAAGGGCGCCGAGACCGGCGAGAGCCTGAAGTTCGAGCGCCGCCTCGCCGGCGGCGCCGCCCTGGTGGACCTGGGCGGCGAGGCCTCGAAGAAGGACCTCACCGAGGTCATGGACGCCTTCCGCGCCGATCCTTCCGTCGCCAGCGTGGAGCCCGACATCCGCGCCTACGCGATGGCGGTCACCCCGAACGACACCGAGTACGCCAAGCAGTGGGACCTGTTCGAGGCCACCGGCGGCATGAACGTGCCGACCGCCTGGGACAAGACCACCGGCAGCGGGGTCACCGTCGCCGTCATCGACACCGGCTACGCCGCCCACTCGGACCTGGCCGCCAACGTCGTCTCCGGCTACGACTTCATCTCCGCCTCCGCCGACGCGCGTGACGGAAACGGCCGTGACGCGGACGCCAAGGACGAGGGCGACTGGAACGCCACCGACGGCGAGTGCGGACTCGGCTCCACCGCGGGCGACTCCTCCTGGCACGGTACGCATGTCGCGGGCACCATCGCCGCGACGACCGGCAACAGCAAGGGCGTCGCGGGCATCGCCTACGGCGCGAAGGTCCAGCCGGTGCGGGTGCTCGGCAAGTGCGGCGGCGCGTCCTCGGACATCGCCGACGCGATCACCTGGGCGTCCGGCGGCAGCGTCCCGGGCGTCCCGGCGAACCCGACCCCGTCGAAGGTCATCAACCTGAGCCTCGGCGGCGCCAGCTCCACCTGCCCGAGCGTCTACCAGAACGCCATCAACGGCGCCGTCTCGCGCGGCACCACCGTGGTCGTCGCGGCCGGCAACAGCAACGCCAACGCCTCGGGCTTCACCCCGGCCAACTGCGCCAACATCATCAACGTGGCGTCGACCAGCCGTGAGGGCAACCGGTCGTTCTACTCGAACTACGGCAGCATCGTCGATGTCGCCGCGCCCGGCGGTGAGACCCGCCGTGCCACCGACACGCCCGGTACCGTCACCACGCCCCAGAACGGCATCCTCTCCACGCTGAACGCGGGCGCCACCACCCAGGCGGCCGAGAACTACAAGCCCTACCAGGGCACTTCGATGGCCGCACCGCACATCGCCGGGCTCGCCGCCCTGCTGGAGTCGGCCAAGCCCGCGCTCACCCCGGCCGACATCGAGTCCGCGATCAAGGCCAACGCCCGTCCGCTGCCCGGCACCTGCAGCGGAGGCTGCGGCACCGGTGTCGCGGATGCCGCGAAGACCGTCAACGCCGTCACCGGCACCACCCCCGGCGGTACGACATTCACCAACGGCACGGACGTCGCGATCGGCGACAACGCGACGGTCTCGTCCTCGATCGCCGTCACCGGCCGCACCGGCAACGCCCCCGCCGCCCTCAAGGTCGACGTGGACATCAAGCACACCTGGCGCGGGGACCTGGTCGTCGACCTGGTCGCCCCGGACGGCACCGTGCGCAACCTGAAGTCCTCGTCCGGTTCGGACAGCGCCGACAACGTCCTCGCGACGTACACGGTCGACGCGTCCAGCGAGGTCGCCAACGGAACATGGCAGCTGCGGGTCCGCGATGTGGCTTCGGGTGACACCGGCTACATCAACTCCTGGAGTCTCACTTTCTGA
- a CDS encoding MFS transporter translates to MRTYRELFRTPEFTPLFLNTTTQIAASTVSGLAMGTLVHSATGSPLLSALAMFGPSLAQVLGATTLLSAADRMPPRAALTAMALVFGLATAAMAVPGLPVWALFAILFGLGTIAAVGGGVRGGLLNEILTTDGYLLGRSVLNMSVGTMQICGYAVAGALVTVLSPRGTLLTGAALYVAAAAVARFGLTRRPPRTTERPSIGRTWRNNALLWSSGPRRYVYLALWVPNGLIVGCEALFVPYAPAHAGLLFASASIGMLFGDTVLGRFVPARWRERLGAPLRLLLAVPFLLFALHPALPLAMAAVAVACVGYAASLLLQERLMALTPHELSGHALGLHTSGMLTMQGVAAVLAGTLAQFTSPPTAMTVMAAASVAVTLALAPGLTPRPRDADDTAAPPHRVPRRT, encoded by the coding sequence ATGCGCACCTACAGAGAGCTGTTCCGCACCCCGGAGTTCACTCCGCTGTTCCTGAACACGACCACGCAGATCGCGGCCTCGACCGTGAGCGGGCTGGCCATGGGCACACTGGTCCACTCGGCGACCGGGTCGCCGCTGCTGTCCGCCCTGGCCATGTTCGGGCCCTCGCTCGCCCAGGTGCTCGGCGCCACCACGCTCCTCTCGGCGGCCGACCGGATGCCGCCGCGCGCCGCGCTGACGGCGATGGCGCTCGTCTTCGGCCTGGCCACCGCCGCCATGGCCGTTCCCGGGCTGCCGGTGTGGGCCCTCTTCGCCATCCTCTTCGGCCTGGGGACGATCGCGGCCGTCGGCGGCGGCGTCCGGGGCGGACTGCTCAACGAGATCCTCACGACCGACGGCTATCTCCTCGGCCGTTCCGTCCTCAACATGTCCGTCGGCACGATGCAGATCTGCGGATACGCGGTCGCCGGAGCACTGGTCACCGTGCTCTCGCCGCGCGGCACGCTGCTCACCGGCGCGGCTCTGTACGTAGCGGCCGCGGCCGTCGCCCGGTTCGGCCTCACCCGGCGGCCGCCACGTACGACCGAGCGGCCGTCGATCGGCAGGACCTGGCGGAACAACGCACTGCTCTGGTCGTCCGGGCCGCGCCGCTACGTCTATCTCGCCCTCTGGGTGCCCAACGGGCTGATCGTCGGCTGCGAAGCCCTCTTCGTCCCGTACGCGCCCGCGCACGCCGGGCTCCTCTTCGCCTCGGCGTCGATCGGCATGCTGTTCGGGGACACCGTGCTCGGACGCTTCGTCCCGGCACGGTGGCGGGAACGGCTCGGCGCTCCGCTGCGCCTGCTGCTCGCCGTCCCGTTCCTCCTCTTCGCCCTGCACCCGGCACTGCCGCTCGCCATGGCGGCCGTCGCCGTCGCCTGTGTCGGCTACGCGGCGAGCCTGCTGCTCCAGGAACGCCTGATGGCGCTGACGCCGCATGAGCTCAGCGGACACGCCCTCGGCCTGCACACCTCCGGCATGCTCACGATGCAGGGCGTCGCCGCCGTGCTGGCGGGCACCCTTGCGCAGTTCACCTCGCCCCCGACGGCGATGACGGTCATGGCCGCGGCATCGGTCGCGGTCACCCTGGCCCTCGCGCCGGGCCTGACCCCCCGGCCCCGGGACGCCGACGACACGGCTGCGCCGCCGCACCGGGTCCCGCGGCGGACGTGA
- a CDS encoding RNA polymerase sigma factor, which translates to MTGEGDPTPEDLLRSLAPQVLGVLTRRYGDFAAAEDAVQEALLAAALQWPEEGLPRSPRGWLIQVASRRMTEHVRSEQARRRREDLAAGREPADHWTAPAADSDAGADQDDTLTLLFMCCHPALTSSAAIALTLRSVGGLTTTEIARAFMVPDATMAQRISRAKQRITSSGVPFRMPDEADRQRRLDAVLHVLYLVFSEGYATSAGETLQRVELSREAIRLGRALHRLLPDDSEVTGLLALMLLTHARSAARTGPGGELIPLAEQDRRLWDVAAIAEGVALVTEALPRGPLGPYQVQAAIAAVHDEARTVGATDWPQILALYGVLEQLSDSPVVRLNRAVAAAMVHGPEVGLRMVDAIEASGHLTDHHRLYVVRAHLLETAGEREGAAANYRAAANRTTSLPERHYLTIRAARLGGAGER; encoded by the coding sequence CTGACCGGAGAAGGTGACCCGACCCCCGAGGACCTGCTGCGCTCACTCGCGCCGCAGGTCCTCGGCGTGCTCACACGGCGGTACGGGGACTTCGCCGCCGCCGAGGACGCGGTGCAGGAGGCGCTGCTGGCGGCCGCGCTGCAGTGGCCGGAGGAGGGACTACCGCGCAGTCCGCGGGGGTGGCTGATCCAGGTCGCGAGCCGGCGCATGACCGAGCACGTGCGCAGCGAGCAGGCGAGGCGCCGCCGGGAGGACCTCGCCGCCGGCCGGGAGCCCGCGGACCACTGGACGGCGCCCGCGGCGGACAGCGATGCCGGGGCGGATCAGGACGACACCCTGACCCTGCTGTTCATGTGCTGCCATCCCGCGCTGACGTCCTCGGCGGCGATCGCGCTCACCCTGCGGTCGGTCGGCGGGCTGACGACGACGGAGATCGCGCGGGCCTTCATGGTGCCGGACGCCACGATGGCGCAGCGGATCAGCCGGGCGAAGCAGCGGATCACGTCGTCGGGAGTGCCGTTCCGGATGCCGGACGAGGCCGACCGGCAGCGCCGGCTCGACGCCGTCCTGCATGTCCTCTACCTCGTCTTCAGCGAGGGGTACGCGACGAGCGCGGGCGAGACTCTGCAGCGCGTCGAGCTGTCCCGGGAGGCGATCCGGCTGGGCCGGGCGCTGCACCGGCTGCTGCCCGACGACAGCGAAGTGACGGGCCTGCTGGCGCTGATGCTGCTCACCCACGCCCGGAGCGCGGCCCGCACGGGCCCCGGCGGTGAGCTGATCCCGCTGGCCGAGCAGGACCGCCGGCTGTGGGACGTGGCGGCGATCGCCGAGGGCGTCGCGCTGGTCACCGAGGCCCTGCCCCGGGGGCCGCTCGGCCCCTACCAGGTACAGGCGGCGATCGCCGCCGTGCACGACGAGGCACGGACGGTCGGGGCGACGGACTGGCCGCAGATCCTCGCGCTGTACGGGGTGCTGGAGCAGCTCTCCGACAGCCCCGTGGTCCGGCTGAACCGGGCCGTTGCGGCGGCCATGGTGCACGGACCGGAGGTGGGTCTGCGCATGGTGGACGCCATCGAGGCGAGCGGGCACCTGACGGACCACCACCGGCTGTACGTGGTACGGGCGCATCTGCTGGAGACGGCCGGCGAGCGGGAGGGCGCGGCCGCGAACTACCGTGCCGCCGCGAACCGTACGACGAGCCTGCCGGAGCGGCACTATCTGACGATACGAGCCGCCCGCCTCGGCGGCGCAGGGGAGCGCTGA